Proteins found in one bacterium genomic segment:
- a CDS encoding serine hydrolase — translation MKPDLQNHVERVASALRGRLGCMICDGAGERWAARNADDRFATASVIKVAVLLALAADVDAGRSRWDQAMPTALENTAGGSGVIQHLTPLPYTLRDLATLMIIVSDNRATNAIIDLVGIDRINAYLLHAGWENTVLARRMMDLEARARGRDNFSTPHDTAEQLRRLLAGELATPATTSLLLDMLRAQTERDRLPAWLAPDVAVAHKTGTLPGVFNDAGILFLPTGPVIAAVFTNDLAVNAEGRVAIQEIGRAIVEASR, via the coding sequence AGCCGGATCTCCAGAACCACGTCGAGCGGGTGGCGTCAGCGCTCCGGGGGCGGCTCGGCTGCATGATCTGCGACGGGGCCGGCGAGCGCTGGGCCGCCCGGAACGCCGACGACCGCTTCGCGACCGCGAGCGTGATCAAGGTGGCGGTGCTCCTGGCCCTGGCGGCGGACGTCGACGCCGGTCGGTCCCGGTGGGATCAGGCCATGCCCACCGCCTTGGAGAACACCGCGGGCGGCAGCGGGGTCATCCAGCATCTCACGCCGTTGCCGTACACCCTGCGGGATCTCGCCACGCTGATGATTATCGTCAGCGACAACCGGGCGACCAACGCCATCATCGACCTCGTGGGCATTGATCGCATCAACGCGTACCTGTTGCATGCCGGTTGGGAGAATACCGTGCTCGCCCGGAGGATGATGGATCTCGAGGCCCGCGCGCGCGGCCGCGATAACTTCTCGACCCCACACGACACGGCCGAACAACTCCGCCGACTCCTCGCGGGGGAACTGGCGACCCCGGCCACGACATCGCTGCTGCTCGACATGCTTCGGGCGCAGACAGAGCGCGATCGGCTCCCCGCCTGGCTGGCTCCGGACGTTGCCGTGGCCCATAAGACCGGCACACTGCCCGGTGTGTTCAACGACGCCGGGATCCTCTTCTTGCCCACCGGGCCCGTGATCGCCGCGGTATTCACGAATGACCTCGCGGTCAACGCCGAAGGCCGGGTGGCGATCCAGGAGATCGGCCGCGCGATCGTGGAGGCGAGCCGGTAG